A region of Beijerinckia sp. 28-YEA-48 DNA encodes the following proteins:
- a CDS encoding tripartite tricarboxylate transporter substrate-binding protein: MGLSRRALIAGGMAVSASGLAKPALAQSNVIKVVYPYAAGGGADTIARFLAEQLRVAFNEPVIVENRVGADGRIGVRSVVDARPDGRTFLFTPFAAIALHPTVYDNLPYNPLVDLAPIAQACVFDFALSTGPMTKARNLEELVMWLRQNPDKAAFGSPASGSIPHFSAILFAQAAKVELRHVPFRGPAPALADLVAGQIALASTSASDVMELHKSGSLRVLATTGSKRTTGMPDVPTYKEQGYDIVAEGWYGMYAPAKTPQAIVDQVAAVVADTVRKPEGRDLMLRLGLTPSGRPGAELAAIQQRDFEFWRGPIKASGFKPSD; the protein is encoded by the coding sequence ATGGGGCTGAGCAGAAGGGCGCTGATCGCCGGTGGAATGGCCGTATCAGCGAGTGGGTTGGCGAAGCCAGCGCTGGCTCAGTCAAACGTCATCAAGGTGGTGTATCCTTACGCGGCTGGTGGCGGGGCCGATACTATCGCGCGCTTTCTCGCCGAGCAGCTCAGAGTAGCCTTCAATGAGCCGGTGATTGTCGAGAATCGCGTTGGCGCAGATGGACGCATAGGTGTCCGCTCCGTCGTTGATGCGCGGCCGGATGGGCGCACCTTTCTCTTCACGCCTTTTGCCGCGATTGCCCTGCATCCGACCGTTTACGACAATCTGCCTTACAATCCTCTTGTTGATCTGGCGCCTATCGCCCAAGCCTGCGTTTTCGATTTCGCCCTTTCGACAGGGCCGATGACGAAGGCGCGCAACCTCGAAGAATTGGTGATGTGGCTGCGTCAAAATCCAGACAAGGCTGCCTTCGGTTCACCAGCGAGCGGTTCGATTCCGCATTTTTCCGCCATTCTCTTCGCCCAGGCGGCGAAGGTCGAATTGCGTCATGTGCCGTTCCGTGGTCCTGCGCCCGCGCTCGCTGATCTCGTGGCGGGGCAGATTGCTCTGGCCTCGACATCGGCATCGGATGTGATGGAGTTGCACAAGAGCGGCAGTCTGCGGGTTCTGGCGACGACAGGCAGCAAGCGAACAACCGGCATGCCGGACGTGCCGACTTACAAGGAGCAAGGCTACGACATCGTCGCCGAAGGTTGGTATGGCATGTACGCGCCGGCCAAGACGCCTCAGGCCATTGTCGATCAAGTTGCTGCGGTTGTGGCCGACACGGTGAGGAAGCCGGAAGGCCGGGATTTGATGTTGCGGCTCGGCCTCACGCCGTCCGGTCGCCCGGGTGCGGAGTTGGCTGCGATCCAACAGAGAGATTTCGAGTTCTGGCGCGGGCCGATCAAGGCCTCTGGCTTCAAGCCGAGCGACTGA
- a CDS encoding ferredoxin yields MYVILTSKPGQFRTEIGQGLRPLEAYDYFYYGQKKAHFVIAELTNESARIRVIEDGSDVVNDVPSKFLEKFETTERAYKELEHLTTFGQMDTVLRKTAVSAG; encoded by the coding sequence ATGTATGTCATCCTGACCAGCAAGCCCGGACAGTTCAGAACCGAGATCGGCCAAGGGCTGCGCCCGCTGGAAGCCTATGACTATTTCTACTACGGCCAGAAGAAAGCGCATTTCGTCATCGCCGAACTGACGAACGAAAGCGCCCGTATTCGCGTCATCGAAGACGGCAGCGATGTCGTCAACGACGTGCCCTCGAAATTTCTGGAAAAATTCGAAACCACCGAGCGCGCCTATAAGGAGCTCGAACATCTCACCACATTCGGCCAGATGGACACGGTGCTGCGCAAGACCGCTGTTTCGGCCGGCTGA
- a CDS encoding alpha/beta hydrolase: MTAIADARTKGPLVWGDMDQQALDAAYDQACWAPNQQILADRRQSLSAEARGLIPPPQRVAYGSAEIEKIDIYKADVANAPVAIFVHGGAWRRGRAADFAALAETFTRAGAHLAVLDFDNIDEHHGDLLAMAEQVRRAVAWVGKNAASFGGDPDHIYLTGHSSGAHLGGCMLTTDWNRFGLPQTFIKGALLCSGMYELAPVRLSKRSEYVKFTDATENELSAMRHLDRLSCPVILVYGTNESPEFIRQTKEFAAAVKATGKPVELIVAPHYNHFEIAETLGNPYGVLGRAALRLMGLGPSA, encoded by the coding sequence ATGACTGCGATAGCGGACGCCCGCACCAAGGGCCCTCTGGTTTGGGGCGATATGGATCAGCAGGCGCTCGATGCCGCCTATGACCAGGCCTGTTGGGCGCCCAATCAGCAGATCCTGGCCGATCGTCGCCAATCACTCAGCGCCGAAGCACGAGGGCTCATTCCGCCGCCACAGCGTGTCGCCTATGGCAGCGCCGAGATCGAAAAGATCGACATTTATAAAGCCGATGTCGCCAATGCGCCTGTGGCGATCTTCGTGCACGGTGGCGCCTGGCGCCGCGGCCGGGCCGCCGATTTCGCCGCACTGGCCGAAACGTTCACGCGCGCCGGCGCTCACCTTGCCGTGCTCGACTTCGACAATATCGATGAGCACCACGGCGATCTGCTCGCCATGGCAGAACAGGTGCGCCGCGCCGTTGCCTGGGTCGGCAAGAATGCCGCCAGCTTCGGCGGCGATCCCGATCATATCTATCTCACCGGCCACTCCTCCGGCGCTCATCTCGGCGGCTGCATGCTGACCACCGATTGGAACCGCTTCGGCCTGCCGCAGACTTTCATCAAGGGCGCGCTGCTGTGCAGCGGCATGTATGAGCTGGCGCCGGTGCGGCTCTCGAAGCGGTCCGAATATGTGAAGTTCACCGACGCCACCGAGAACGAACTGTCGGCGATGCGCCATCTCGACCGGCTCTCCTGCCCGGTAATACTGGTGTATGGCACCAATGAATCACCGGAATTCATCCGCCAGACAAAAGAGTTCGCCGCCGCCGTCAAAGCGACCGGCAAGCCGGTCGAGCTGATCGTAGCGCCTCACTACAATCACTTCGAAATCGCCGAGACGCTAGGCAATCCCTATGGCGTACTCGGCCGCGCCGCCTTGCGCCTGATGGGGCTCGGACCAAGCGCTTAA
- a CDS encoding GntR family transcriptional regulator, with translation MASGIGSFKRRVGEEHSSLHGQVISELREAILTGRLKPGERLVEGRLAEELGVSRNPVREAIRALATEGLVEVTARRGASVASISDREAREMVEVRALLEGQNARLAARRQDKETIKRIESILNKGNKAVAAEQYDQLFDLNQQFHTELANAGQNRVLGDMLQNLRDRTATLFAPRDPGRQARSWSEHAAILRAIVAGDERAAAELAAEHVIRAGTDFMIGLDGIGDQLATTGS, from the coding sequence ATGGCTTCGGGCATCGGATCTTTCAAACGCCGCGTCGGCGAGGAACATTCGTCGCTGCACGGGCAAGTTATCTCAGAACTGCGCGAGGCCATCCTCACCGGACGGCTGAAGCCAGGCGAGCGGCTTGTCGAAGGCCGGCTTGCCGAAGAGCTCGGCGTCTCCCGCAATCCGGTGCGCGAAGCCATCCGGGCGCTTGCCACCGAAGGCCTTGTCGAAGTGACGGCCCGCCGGGGCGCCTCGGTCGCCTCCATCTCCGACCGCGAAGCGCGCGAGATGGTCGAGGTCCGCGCCCTTCTTGAAGGGCAGAACGCCCGCCTGGCCGCACGCCGCCAGGACAAGGAAACCATCAAGCGGATCGAGAGCATTTTGAACAAAGGCAACAAGGCCGTTGCCGCCGAGCAATACGATCAGCTCTTCGATCTGAACCAGCAGTTTCACACCGAACTGGCCAATGCCGGACAGAACCGCGTGCTCGGCGACATGTTGCAAAACCTGCGCGACCGCACGGCGACTCTGTTTGCACCGCGCGATCCCGGCCGCCAGGCCCGCTCCTGGAGTGAACATGCCGCCATTCTGCGGGCCATCGTCGCCGGCGATGAACGCGCCGCCGCCGAACTCGCCGCCGAACATGTCATCCGCGCCGGCACCGATTTCATGATCGGTCTCGACGGCATCGGCGACCAGCTGGCGACGACAGGATCCTGA
- a CDS encoding SDR family oxidoreductase, with protein MTDHSRSAENPQPIDFGRLSLQQGFRLVVVGSNGGIGSALCQNALALGADVVGLDTAAAIAERPLPGKVWSLPVDVLDPTSIATAFTKITERFSQIDGLVYVSGIGERPMAALAHSAEQWDRTQDVNLRGAFLAAKAAAPILQPFAGSIVFISSGLAVNVEPGFAAYSASKAGLIAFAKVLAKELAPAVRVNVVAPGLVLTPFLAGGTGSGAAEASASVTDWFGSPERGQAMRDAIPLKRIAVPDDIVAPIFFLLGSGARFVTGQTLHINGGRYLP; from the coding sequence ATGACGGATCATTCCCGCAGTGCTGAAAATCCGCAGCCGATTGATTTCGGTCGTCTGTCGTTGCAACAGGGATTTCGTCTCGTCGTTGTCGGCAGCAATGGCGGCATTGGTTCGGCCTTGTGCCAAAATGCCTTGGCGCTGGGCGCCGATGTTGTGGGACTGGATACGGCGGCGGCGATCGCCGAGCGTCCGCTTCCGGGAAAGGTGTGGTCGCTCCCCGTCGATGTCCTCGATCCAACCTCGATCGCGACGGCCTTCACAAAGATCACCGAACGTTTTTCCCAAATCGATGGGCTTGTCTATGTCAGCGGCATTGGCGAGCGGCCGATGGCGGCCTTGGCCCATTCGGCCGAGCAATGGGACAGGACGCAGGACGTCAATCTGCGCGGTGCTTTCCTGGCGGCAAAGGCGGCCGCGCCCATTCTGCAGCCGTTTGCAGGTTCGATCGTTTTCATTTCCTCCGGCCTCGCCGTGAATGTCGAGCCTGGCTTTGCCGCTTACAGCGCCTCCAAGGCGGGGCTGATCGCCTTCGCCAAGGTTCTCGCCAAGGAATTGGCTCCAGCCGTTCGCGTCAATGTGGTGGCGCCGGGTCTGGTACTGACGCCGTTTCTGGCGGGCGGAACCGGCAGTGGTGCGGCGGAGGCTTCGGCTTCCGTGACCGATTGGTTCGGCAGCCCCGAGCGCGGGCAGGCGATGCGGGACGCTATTCCCCTGAAGCGGATCGCTGTGCCCGACGACATCGTCGCGCCGATCTTTTTCCTGCTTGGCTCAGGCGCGCGCTTCGTCACCGGTCAGACCCTGCATATCAACGGTGGCCGCTATCTGCCGTGA
- a CDS encoding ABC transporter ATP-binding protein: MLEVAALTGGWGQTTIVENLSLSVPRSISLAILGRNGVGKSTLFELLVGRANRRSGSIVLDGEDLSARSIHQRAQAGIGYVPQAREVFPSLSVRENILVAARKGFWSEKRILELFPSLGRRINNPAGKLSGGEQQMLSIARALSANPKLLLMDEPSEGLAPIVVEQLVDAIKSLATSGNLAIVLVEQRADIALNLSDRCIIMDRGQIVHSGASADLAADEQALTALMGLTAQSHL; the protein is encoded by the coding sequence ATGCTTGAAGTGGCCGCACTCACCGGTGGCTGGGGACAGACCACCATCGTTGAAAATCTGTCGCTGAGCGTGCCGCGTTCGATCAGCCTCGCCATTCTGGGGCGCAATGGCGTCGGCAAGTCGACCTTGTTCGAACTGCTGGTGGGGCGAGCCAACCGCCGTTCCGGCTCCATCGTGCTCGATGGCGAAGACCTGTCCGCGCGCTCGATCCATCAGCGTGCCCAGGCCGGGATTGGCTATGTGCCGCAGGCGCGTGAGGTGTTTCCGAGCCTGTCAGTGCGCGAGAACATTCTCGTGGCGGCCCGCAAGGGCTTTTGGAGCGAGAAGCGCATCTTGGAATTGTTTCCCTCCCTGGGGCGGCGGATCAACAATCCGGCCGGCAAACTGTCTGGCGGAGAACAGCAGATGCTGTCGATCGCCCGCGCCTTGAGTGCCAACCCGAAGCTGTTGCTGATGGACGAGCCCTCGGAGGGCTTGGCGCCGATCGTCGTCGAGCAGTTGGTCGACGCTATCAAATCGCTGGCGACGAGCGGCAATCTCGCCATTGTCCTCGTGGAGCAGCGCGCCGATATCGCCCTCAACCTGTCCGACCGTTGCATCATCATGGACCGCGGTCAGATCGTTCATAGCGGCGCGAGCGCCGATTTGGCTGCCGACGAGCAAGCGCTGACGGCGCTGATGGGCTTGACGGCGCAAAGTCATCTGTAA
- a CDS encoding LysR substrate-binding domain-containing protein, translated as MKIRHLEVFVTLVETGSQRATATLLHVTQPALSKWLRELEEDIGAPLFERGRRLKPTSYGEVVLQYARRVLGDTARMGDELQTFRSGQSGCVRVGLLRSAAAELIPKVIAAYRQTSPDVRISLFEDTLDNLLPLLERRELDCIVGRLQGKVLSAEIFTEALYDEPVCVIARAKHPLLGKRNMTWRDALAFPWIVPLPETPMRQLLDAELGTMGLSLPPTTIESSSFLAIERLLQTTDMLSFVSRQLALYHTKTKSLAILPLVLSHARLGPLGLLWIDAYPTVAVQRFLDLVRQEAVRFTQARPARKPASRRKPR; from the coding sequence TTGAAGATCCGCCATCTTGAGGTGTTCGTCACCCTTGTGGAAACGGGGAGCCAGAGAGCGACCGCGACGCTTCTCCATGTCACGCAGCCAGCGCTTTCCAAATGGCTGCGTGAACTCGAGGAGGACATTGGCGCGCCGCTGTTCGAACGTGGGCGCCGCCTTAAGCCGACCTCCTATGGCGAAGTCGTGTTGCAATACGCGCGACGGGTGCTGGGCGACACGGCTCGCATGGGCGACGAGCTGCAGACGTTTCGATCCGGCCAGTCGGGGTGTGTCCGTGTTGGACTGCTGCGTTCGGCCGCCGCGGAGCTGATTCCGAAGGTGATTGCGGCCTATCGCCAGACGAGCCCGGATGTCCGTATTTCACTGTTCGAAGATACGCTCGACAATCTGTTGCCGCTTCTGGAGCGCCGGGAGTTGGATTGTATTGTTGGTCGATTGCAAGGCAAGGTGCTGTCGGCCGAGATTTTTACGGAAGCCCTCTACGACGAGCCGGTGTGCGTTATCGCTCGTGCCAAACATCCTCTGCTGGGTAAGCGAAATATGACGTGGCGAGATGCGCTCGCCTTTCCCTGGATTGTGCCGCTGCCCGAGACGCCGATGCGCCAGCTGTTGGATGCGGAACTGGGAACGATGGGTCTGTCCTTGCCGCCGACAACGATCGAATCTTCCTCGTTTCTCGCTATCGAACGTTTGCTGCAGACAACGGATATGCTCAGTTTCGTCTCTCGGCAGCTGGCTCTCTATCACACCAAGACAAAGTCGCTCGCAATTCTGCCGCTGGTCTTGTCGCATGCCCGGCTTGGGCCGCTAGGCCTCTTGTGGATCGATGCTTATCCAACCGTTGCGGTTCAACGCTTTCTTGATCTGGTGCGGCAGGAGGCGGTGCGCTTTACGCAGGCCAGGCCGGCGCGCAAACCCGCTAGCCGCAGGAAGCCGCGTTAA
- a CDS encoding ABC transporter ATP-binding protein translates to MTAPALTVRSLCKNYGGIAVTRHVDLELPRGARHALIGPNGAGKTTLVGLMSGAISADSGTIELFGRDITTISAAQRVKLGLVRTFQVNSLFPHLSVFQNVFLACSEADGVSRRMLRRTSGQKQVIEQVNGILDRLGLLPDAGRPVATIAYGRQRLVELGIALALEPSVLLLDEPAAGVPSVEVPLLINAIDQLGDDITILLIEHDMQIVQRFARTMTVLAEGEVIASGSPDTVMASEKVRSVYLGKSGQQRFESGKTDA, encoded by the coding sequence ATGACAGCGCCAGCTCTCACCGTCCGGTCGCTCTGCAAAAACTATGGTGGCATCGCCGTGACGCGTCATGTCGATCTCGAATTGCCACGCGGCGCGCGCCACGCCTTGATCGGCCCGAATGGCGCCGGCAAGACCACATTGGTTGGATTGATGTCGGGCGCTATTTCAGCCGACTCCGGAACCATTGAACTGTTCGGCCGCGACATCACAACGATCTCCGCCGCGCAAAGAGTTAAGCTGGGGCTCGTGCGCACCTTCCAGGTGAACAGCCTCTTCCCGCATTTGAGCGTGTTTCAGAACGTGTTCCTGGCGTGTAGCGAGGCTGATGGCGTGAGCCGGCGGATGCTGCGCCGGACCTCTGGGCAGAAACAGGTGATCGAGCAGGTGAATGGCATTCTCGATCGGCTTGGGCTGCTCCCAGATGCCGGTCGCCCCGTCGCCACCATTGCTTACGGACGGCAAAGGCTGGTTGAGCTGGGGATTGCTCTGGCGCTGGAGCCCAGCGTGCTGCTTCTCGATGAACCGGCGGCCGGCGTGCCGAGCGTCGAAGTGCCGTTGTTGATCAACGCCATCGATCAACTCGGCGATGACATTACAATCCTGCTGATCGAACATGACATGCAGATCGTGCAACGTTTCGCCCGCACGATGACCGTGCTGGCCGAAGGCGAGGTGATCGCCAGCGGCTCGCCCGACACGGTGATGGCATCGGAAAAGGTCCGTTCGGTTTATCTCGGCAAGTCCGGGCAGCAACGTTTTGAATCCGGGAAAACCGATGCTTGA
- a CDS encoding branched-chain amino acid ABC transporter permease has product MDYFVSSLTFIAIYGVSYGMVIFLISVGLVITMGLMRVINLAHGAFAAIGGYVCTALVSSYQLNFYQAAIVATLIVAALSLIIERGIYRQIYRKSELDQVLLTIGLAFITVASLNFLFGPNVVPSQLPPSLSGTVAMLGRDVQMYRLFVVAVGLVVVAALWVLFNWTMFGASLRAAVDNPSMAQAAGIDVSRLFTIAFALGSGLAALGGAVGYGMLPLEPLYPFKYLIIIMIVVALSGFGNMRSAAAVSIAVGVVDTAGRYFFPTYGAFIIYIFVILYLLAQIEGSPLRRKT; this is encoded by the coding sequence ATGGATTATTTCGTTTCGTCGCTGACCTTCATCGCCATCTATGGCGTCTCCTATGGGATGGTGATCTTCCTGATCTCGGTTGGGTTGGTCATCACCATGGGCCTGATGCGCGTCATCAATCTCGCCCATGGCGCTTTCGCGGCGATTGGCGGCTATGTCTGCACCGCACTGGTGTCTTCCTATCAGCTGAATTTCTACCAGGCCGCCATTGTCGCGACCTTGATCGTGGCAGCGCTGAGCCTGATCATCGAACGTGGGATCTATCGACAGATCTATCGCAAATCCGAACTCGATCAGGTGTTGCTGACGATCGGTCTGGCCTTCATCACCGTGGCCTCGCTGAATTTCCTGTTCGGCCCCAATGTGGTGCCCTCGCAACTGCCGCCGTCGCTGTCGGGCACGGTTGCGATGCTGGGACGTGACGTCCAGATGTATCGGCTGTTCGTGGTCGCCGTCGGCCTCGTCGTCGTCGCGGCGCTGTGGGTCCTGTTCAATTGGACGATGTTTGGCGCCAGCCTGCGTGCCGCCGTCGACAATCCGTCGATGGCGCAAGCGGCGGGCATCGACGTCTCGCGACTGTTCACCATCGCTTTCGCATTAGGCAGCGGCCTTGCCGCCCTGGGCGGCGCTGTCGGCTATGGCATGTTGCCCTTGGAGCCGCTCTATCCGTTCAAATATCTCATCATCATCATGATCGTGGTGGCTCTGTCGGGCTTCGGCAATATGCGCAGCGCGGCGGCCGTCTCGATCGCGGTCGGCGTTGTCGATACGGCCGGCCGCTACTTCTTCCCGACCTATGGGGCCTTCATCATCTACATCTTCGTGATCCTTTATCTCCTGGCCCAGATCGAAGGCAGTCCGCTGCGGAGAAAGACGTGA
- a CDS encoding aspartate dehydrogenase gives MRIAIAGLGAVGRTVARKLADGLPGLTLAAIATRDHEKARAWLAQEGIDCPLTSLNALPRMADMAIECAPPTLLDQIVTPMLQAGKQVMVLSASALLPCTDLVDLARSTGGKIIVPTGALVGFDAVSAAAQGVIHSVEIITRKPPKGLVGAPYLVENAIQIDGLTEPACVFKGTARQAAVAFPSNVNVVAALSLAGIGPDRTLVEVWADPTLTRNCHQIRVAADSASFSMTMENVPSENPATGRITALSVIAALRKLTAPLVIGT, from the coding sequence ATGCGCATCGCCATCGCCGGCCTCGGCGCCGTCGGCCGCACCGTCGCCCGCAAACTCGCCGACGGCCTTCCCGGCCTGACCCTTGCCGCCATCGCCACGCGCGATCACGAAAAAGCCCGGGCCTGGCTCGCCCAGGAAGGCATCGACTGCCCGCTCACGAGCCTCAACGCCCTGCCGCGGATGGCCGACATGGCAATCGAATGCGCGCCGCCGACGCTTCTTGACCAGATCGTCACGCCGATGCTGCAGGCCGGCAAGCAGGTGATGGTGCTCAGCGCCAGCGCTCTGCTGCCATGCACCGATCTGGTCGACCTCGCCCGCTCGACCGGCGGCAAGATCATTGTCCCGACCGGCGCCCTCGTCGGCTTCGACGCGGTGTCGGCTGCCGCGCAGGGCGTGATCCACAGTGTCGAGATCATCACGCGCAAGCCGCCCAAGGGGCTGGTCGGCGCACCCTATCTGGTCGAGAACGCCATCCAGATCGATGGCTTGACCGAGCCCGCTTGCGTTTTCAAAGGCACGGCGCGCCAGGCGGCCGTGGCTTTCCCATCCAACGTCAATGTGGTCGCCGCCCTGTCGCTTGCCGGCATCGGCCCCGATCGCACTCTGGTGGAGGTCTGGGCCGACCCCACCCTGACACGCAATTGCCACCAGATCCGGGTGGCGGCCGATTCGGCAAGCTTCTCCATGACCATGGAGAACGTCCCCAGTGAGAACCCGGCAACCGGTCGTATCACGGCCCTCTCGGTCATCGCCGCTCTGCGCAAGCTGACGGCGCCCTTGGTTATCGGAACCTGA
- a CDS encoding ABC transporter substrate-binding protein has translation MWHFKKHLIGGAFAALGALASFSGASAQTVKVGVIGQFTGPYALAGKQLRESIDSYVAQHGTKAGSQNIEFVYKDIGGSNPALAKSLAEQLIVKDGVSILTGFFLSPEAAAVAPVINETKTPSVLSVAASPPLLKMSPWFVRAGQNLWQPAIIQADFAADNGKKRAYVAVADYAPGHDVQEAFVKRFKERGGEVVAVDRIPLNTVDFAAFAERIANAKPDIVATFLPNGAPAIGFFNALAARGVTKSAMIIGIAETDDPDLPSYNDNIVGVYTAIFYAGGLTNPENVALKKVMTEKFGANHAIGVNNVSPYDGISLIYRMVEVQKGKFDPEAAMTAVKGYAWNSPSGPKQIDPETREMIHNIYVRQVQKVDGKLTNVLVKTYEKVGVPKL, from the coding sequence ATGTGGCATTTCAAGAAGCACCTCATTGGGGGTGCCTTTGCGGCGCTGGGCGCGCTGGCGTCTTTTTCTGGCGCTTCGGCGCAGACGGTTAAAGTCGGGGTGATCGGCCAGTTCACCGGCCCCTATGCGCTGGCTGGAAAGCAGCTGCGCGAGTCGATCGATTCCTACGTGGCCCAGCACGGCACCAAGGCTGGCAGCCAGAACATCGAGTTCGTCTATAAGGACATCGGCGGGTCGAACCCGGCGCTGGCGAAAAGCCTGGCCGAACAGCTGATCGTCAAAGACGGCGTGTCGATCCTCACCGGTTTCTTCCTGTCGCCGGAAGCAGCGGCCGTGGCGCCGGTGATCAATGAAACCAAGACGCCGTCGGTTCTCTCGGTGGCCGCTTCGCCGCCGTTGCTGAAGATGTCGCCATGGTTTGTCCGCGCCGGCCAGAACCTGTGGCAGCCCGCCATCATCCAGGCCGACTTCGCCGCCGACAATGGCAAGAAGCGCGCCTATGTCGCGGTGGCTGACTATGCGCCGGGGCATGATGTGCAGGAGGCTTTCGTCAAGCGTTTCAAGGAGCGCGGTGGCGAAGTTGTCGCGGTTGATCGCATTCCCCTCAACACCGTTGATTTTGCCGCCTTTGCCGAGCGCATCGCCAATGCCAAGCCGGATATCGTCGCCACCTTCCTGCCCAATGGCGCGCCGGCGATTGGCTTTTTCAACGCGCTGGCGGCGCGTGGTGTGACCAAATCGGCGATGATCATTGGCATCGCCGAGACCGATGATCCGGATCTGCCGTCCTACAATGACAATATCGTCGGCGTTTACACCGCGATTTTCTATGCGGGCGGCCTCACGAACCCAGAGAACGTCGCGCTCAAAAAGGTCATGACAGAGAAGTTCGGGGCCAATCATGCGATCGGCGTCAACAACGTCTCGCCCTATGACGGCATCAGCCTGATCTATCGCATGGTCGAGGTGCAGAAGGGCAAGTTCGATCCCGAAGCGGCGATGACTGCGGTGAAGGGCTATGCCTGGAACAGCCCGAGCGGCCCCAAGCAGATCGATCCGGAAACCCGCGAGATGATCCACAATATCTATGTGCGGCAGGTGCAGAAGGTCGACGGCAAGCTGACCAATGTCCTGGTCAAGACCTACGAAAAAGTCGGCGTTCCTAAGCTGTAA
- a CDS encoding 2Fe-2S iron-sulfur cluster binding domain-containing protein yields the protein MIQVTFITNDNKTVDAPENSNLLRVSLREKGGIPFKCGGGICGTCRCRIESGLDQTDAVKPKERKHLTEEDLQQGYRMACQTFLNGNVSVSWVPLAERRPAARPAATEP from the coding sequence ATGATTCAGGTCACCTTCATCACCAACGACAACAAGACGGTCGACGCGCCCGAGAACAGCAATCTGCTGCGCGTCTCGCTGCGCGAAAAAGGTGGCATTCCGTTCAAATGCGGTGGCGGTATCTGCGGCACCTGCCGCTGCCGGATCGAAAGCGGCCTTGACCAGACCGATGCCGTCAAACCGAAGGAACGCAAACATCTGACCGAGGAAGATCTGCAGCAAGGCTATCGCATGGCCTGCCAGACTTTTCTGAACGGCAACGTCAGCGTCTCCTGGGTGCCGCTCGCCGAGCGCCGCCCTGCTGCCCGGCCGGCCGCGACGGAGCCATAA
- a CDS encoding branched-chain amino acid ABC transporter permease translates to MDRAFYNVAERNRFGLLEILFWLCPIAAFFLFPTSLSFATHVLIMALFAMSLGLILSFAGIVTLGHAAFFGLGAYVTALLSLAGYQEPISATFLGGAAAAVLAFAIGPLLLRLTGLPLMMVTLALGAVMFEAANKLGWLTGGENGLGDLKYQPVLGLFRWSIYGQTAYFYTLAWLFVLFLLTRSLVASPFGLALQGIRENPLRMHLIGAPVTRHLVRVYMISAFIAGIAGALSAQATGFVGLDVLSVDLSINALVMLVLGGVGSIYGGLVGGALYIVLRNLASDWNPYHWMFVIGAFLVIVVLLGQNGVIGIVERISSLITGRRKEA, encoded by the coding sequence ATGGATCGTGCCTTCTACAATGTCGCGGAACGCAACCGGTTTGGGCTGCTGGAGATTCTATTCTGGCTCTGCCCGATCGCCGCTTTCTTTCTGTTCCCGACCAGTCTCTCCTTCGCCACCCATGTGCTCATCATGGCGTTGTTCGCCATGTCGCTCGGGTTGATTTTGAGCTTCGCCGGGATCGTCACGCTTGGTCATGCGGCCTTCTTCGGTCTCGGCGCTTACGTGACGGCGCTGCTCTCCCTGGCGGGATATCAGGAGCCGATCAGCGCCACCTTTCTGGGAGGCGCCGCCGCCGCCGTGCTCGCCTTCGCGATTGGGCCATTGCTGCTGCGCCTGACCGGCTTGCCGCTCATGATGGTTACTTTGGCGCTCGGCGCGGTCATGTTCGAAGCCGCCAATAAACTCGGCTGGCTTACCGGCGGGGAGAATGGCCTTGGTGATCTCAAGTACCAACCGGTCCTGGGTCTATTTCGCTGGTCGATCTATGGCCAGACCGCCTATTTCTACACGCTGGCGTGGCTGTTCGTTCTATTCCTGCTGACGCGCTCTCTCGTTGCCTCGCCTTTTGGCCTGGCCCTGCAGGGCATTCGCGAAAACCCGCTGCGCATGCATTTGATCGGCGCGCCGGTCACGCGCCATCTTGTCCGCGTCTATATGATCAGCGCCTTTATCGCAGGTATCGCCGGGGCGCTCTCGGCGCAGGCCACCGGCTTCGTCGGCCTCGATGTTCTCTCCGTCGATCTCTCGATCAATGCGCTGGTCATGCTGGTGCTCGGCGGTGTCGGCAGTATCTATGGTGGTCTAGTCGGCGGCGCGCTTTACATCGTGCTGCGCAATCTTGCCTCCGATTGGAATCCCTATCACTGGATGTTTGTCATCGGCGCCTTTCTGGTGATCGTTGTTCTACTGGGTCAGAATGGCGTGATCGGCATTGTTGAGCGCATTTCGAGCCTGATCACAGGGAGGCGCAAGGAAGCATGA